A window from Theobroma cacao cultivar B97-61/B2 chromosome 3, Criollo_cocoa_genome_V2, whole genome shotgun sequence encodes these proteins:
- the LOC18604127 gene encoding uncharacterized protein LOC18604127: protein MPCSEQALVRLFYNLSSSSLLLLLFLYFSSILLARLFYFIGSYPLIQRNQNGYDYSMFSEEEEAQEEEEEEYADRFYRVNCMEKDHLVADIIHGGESLLFLPDNSFQTIQNDGAEESNNPPDHQLTSEDQENTSYTTEQFSAHDSSPCSDSEHDNGDTELLDGEIPTKDADSLCNSDVNDQDGPTPIVSPILTEQDKSDQVDNDKDGVEICRNKKIRHGVVTDFSRNDKFFVIEPTKLESKKLLVHEKDDEEIYGDSCTIGSTSKSSSEWRSSINCRDSGTDDPFSSSSRRSCPKWESYTVFQKYDEEMMFLDRISAQKLQETESLRSIQACPRSISERLVHKFATMNKKPSDIRHNPYHELEAAYVAQICLTWEALNWNYKNFERKRAARKDFDCPASIAQQFQQFQVLLQRYIENEPYEQGRRPEVYARMRLLAPKLLLVPEYRDYEDDQRDEGFGSRISADSFLVIMEDLIQTFMNFLKADKEKPYQIIKAFFGRKRRGSVDPTLLQLMKKVNAKKKMKLKDLRRAHKCIRKRKLKVEKEMEILMGLIDLKVVSRVLRMSDLSEEQLHWCEEKMSKVRILEGELQRDSSPLFFPAH, encoded by the exons ATGCCATGTTCAGAGCAAGCTCTAGTTAGATTGTTTTACAACCTCTCAAGCTCCTCCCTGCTCCTCCTCCTCTTCCTGTACTTCTCATCCATTTTGCTTGCCAGGCTCTTCTACTTCATTGGAAGTTATCCCCTCATCCAAAG AAATCAAAATGGATATGACTACAGTATGTTCTCTGAGGAAGAGGAGGcgcaagaagaagaagaagaagaatatgCTGACAGGTTTTATAGGGTGAACTGCATGGAAAAAGATCACCTGGTGGCAGACATAATTCATGGGGGTGAATCACTTTTATTCCTGCCAGACAACAGCTTTCAAACGATTCAAAATGATGGTGCTGAGGAATCCAATAACCCCCCTGATCATCAGCTGACAAGTGAAGATCAAGAAAACACAAGTTATACTACTGAACAGTTTTCTGCTCATGACTCATCACCTTGTTCAGATTCTGAGCATGATAATGGTGATACAGAGTTGCTGGATGGAGAGATCCCAACAAAAGATGCTGATTCACTTTGTAATTCTGATGTAAATGATCAAGATGGTCCCACTCCCATCGTCTCACCAATACTCACGGAACAGGACAAAAGTGATCAGGTGGACAATGATAAAGATGGTGTTG AAATTTGccgtaataaaaaaatcagacATGGGGTGGTAAcagatttttcaagaaatgaCAAGTTTTTTGTTATTGAACCAACAAAATTGGAGTCTAAGAAGTTACTAGTTCATGAGAAGGATGATGAAGAAATCTATGGCGACTCTTGCACTATTGGCTCTACTTCTAAGAGCTCCTCTGAGTGGAGAAGCTCAATAAACTGTAGAGATTCAGGGACTGATGatccattttcttcttcctcaagAAGAAGTTGTCCCAAGTGGGAGTCCTACACagtgtttcaaaaatatgatGAAGAGATGATGTTCCTAGACAGAATTAGTGCACAGAAGCTCCAGGAAACAg AGTCACTGAGGTCCATCCAAGCTTGTCCAAGGTCAATATCAGAGAGATTAGTCCACAAGTTTGCCACAATGAACAAGAAGCCATCGGATATCAGACACAATCCATATCATGAACTAGAAGCAGCATATGTAGCTCAAATTTGCTTAACTTGGGAAGCTCTGAACTGGAATTACAAGAACTTCGAACGTAAAAGAGCTGCACGCAAAGATTTTGACTGTCCTGCCAGCATTGCTCAGCAGTTTCAGCAATTCCAAGTTCTTTTACAAAGATACATCGAAAATGAGCCTTATGAGCAAGGCCGGCGACCCGAGGTGTATGCCAGGATGAGGCTTTTGGCACCAAAGTTGCTTCTGGTTCCTGAATATCGAG aTTATGAGGATGATCAAAGGGATGAAGGTTTTGGCTCAAGAATTTCAGCAGATTCATTTCTGGTGATAATGGAAGATTTAATTCAGACCTTCATGAATTTTCTCAAGGCAGACAAGGAGAAACCATACCAAATCATTAAAGCATTCTTTGGGAGGAAGAGACGAGGTTCAGTTGACCCAACACTTCTCCAACTCATGAAAAAAGTTAATGCTAAA AAAAAGATGAAGCTCAAAGACCTCCGCCGGGCTCACAAATGcataaggaaaagaaaactgaaGGTGGAGAAAGAGATGGAGATATTGATGGGTCTAATTGACCTAAAAGTGGTGTCTAGGGTGTTGAGAATGAGTGATCTAAGCGAAGAACAATTGCATTGGTGTGAAGAGAAGATGAGCAAAGTCAGGATTTTGGAAGGGGAACTGCAAAGAGATTCCTCACCACTTTTTTTCCCTGCACACTGA